The following are from one region of the Silene latifolia isolate original U9 population chromosome 9, ASM4854445v1, whole genome shotgun sequence genome:
- the LOC141600397 gene encoding topless-related protein 3-like — protein MSSLSRELVFLILQFLEEEKFKESVHKLEQESGFFFNMKYFEEKVQAGEWDEVEKYLIGFTKVDDNRYSMKIFFEIRKQKYLEALDKQDKAKAVEILVGDLKVFSTFNEDLYKEITQLLTLTNFRENEQLSKYGDTKTARNIMLVELKKLIEANPLFRDKLVFPTLRSSRLRTLINQSLNWQHQLCKNPRPNPDIKTLFTDHSCTPPNGAVAPAPVNLPVAAVAAKPATYTQLGAHGPFQPAAAAAANANANALASWMNAAASTSVQAAVVTASSIPVPPNQVPILKRPRTPPGTLGLVDYQNPDHEQLMKRLRPAQSVEEVTYPTPRHQPSWSLEDLPRTVAFSLHQGSAVTSMDFHPTHHTLLIVGSASAEITLWEVSMREKLVSKPFKIWDMASCTLQFQAAFVKDVVSVSRVAWSPDGAYVGAAFTKHLIHLYAYSGPNDLRQQLEIDAHIGGVNDLAFAYPNKQLCILTCGDDKLIKVWDLSGRKIYNLEGHEAPVYSICPHHKENIQFIFSTAFDGKIKAWLYDNTGSKVDYDAPGHWCTTMLYSADGSRLFSCGTSKEGESYLVEWNESEGAIKRTYSGFRRKTNGVVQFDSTQNHFLAVGEDHQIKFWDMDNVNLLSHTDADGGLPSHPRLRFNKEGNLLAVSTADNGIKILATASGLRSLRTVEAPSFEALRTPIEAAANKNGADMIPRSAEKARVVEEAPENKIKPWQLSEITEPVQCRMVTLPESTDSFSKVARLLYTNNGVGILALGSNGIQKLWKWSRNEQNPGGKATASVVPQHWQPNSGLLMTNEVSGVNMEEAVPCIALSKNDSYVMSAAGGKVSLFNMMTFKVMATFMPPPPASTFLAFHPQDNNIIAIGMEDSTIHIYNVRVDEVKSKLKGHVKRISGLAFSTSLNILVSSGADAQLCVWSIDTWEKRKSIMIQLPAGKAASGDTRVQFHSDQTRLLVIHETQLAIYDASKMECIRQWVPQDLLSAPISYAIYSCNSMIIFATFYDGNIGVFDAETLKLRCRIAPSAYLSQAQLNGSQAVYPLVASAHPQEAFQFAVGLSDGTVKVIEPTEAEGKWGVSPPVDNGMINGRTASSSATSSHTPDQIQR, from the exons ATGTCGTCATTAAGCAGAGAATTGGTGTTTTTGATACTTCAATTCCTTGAAGAAGAGAAGTTTAAGGAGTCTGTTCATAA GTTGGAGCAAGAATCAGGATTTTTCTTCAACATGAAGTACTTTGAGGAGAAAGTACAAGCTGGAGAATGGGATGAAGTTGAAAAGTATCTAATCGGGTTTACCAAAGTGGACGACAACAGATACTCCATGAAGATATTTTTTGAGATTAGGAAACAGAAGTATCTCGAAGCGCTTGATAA GCAAGATAAGGCCAAGGCTGTTGAGATACTTGTCGGTGActtgaaagtattttcgacattcAATGAGGACCTGTACAAAGAGATTACACAGCTGTTAACTCTTACTAATTTCAG GGAAAATGAACAGCTTTCTAAATATGGCGACACTAAAACAGCTCGTAATATCATGTTGGTGGAGCTTAAAAAGCTGATCGAGGCAAACCCACTTTTCCGTGACAAGCTGGTATTTCCTACGTTGAGGTCTTCAAGATTGCGCACACTAATCAATCAAAG TTTGAATTGGCAGCATCAGCTTTGTAAGAATCCTAGGCCAAACCCAGACATTAAGACATTGTTTACTGATCATTCGTGCACACCGCCAAATGGTGCTGTTGCCCCTGCACCTGTAAATCTTCCAGTTGCTGCTGTTGCTGCAAAGCCTGCAACTTACACTCAGCTTGGAGCTCATGGG CCTTTTCAACCTGCAGCAGCAGCTGCTGCTAATGCTAATGCTAATGCTTTGGCTAGTTGGATGAATGCTGCCGCGTCCACCTCTGTTCAAGCAGCAGTTGTGACTGCGTCATCCATTCCTGTTCCTCCTAATCAAG TCCCTATCCTGAAACGCCCAAGAACACCTCCTGGAACTCTTGGATTGGTTGACTATCAGAATCCTGATCATGAACAGCTGATGAAACGCCTGCGCCCTGCTCAATCTGTTGAGGAG GTCACATATCCTACTCCCCGCCATCAACCTTCATGGTCGTTAGAGGATCTCCCAAGAACTGTAGCTTTCAGTTTGCATCAAGGATCTGCAGTCACAAGCATGGATTTTCATCCCACTCATCATACACTTCTTATTG TTGGTTCTGCAAGTGCTGAAATAACCCTTTGGGAGGTTTCAATGCGTGAGAAATTGGTATCAAAGCCATTCAAGATATGGGACATGGCTTCTTGTACTTTACAATTTCAG GCTGCTTTTGTCAAAGATGTAGTATCAGTTAGTCGTGTTGCATGGAGTCCAGACGGAGCATACGTGG GAGCTGCATTTACAAAGCACTTGATTCATCTGTATGCTTATTCTGGACCTAATGATCTTCGACAACAGTTGGAG ATTGATGCCCATATAGGTGGAGTGAATGATTTAGCTTTTGCTTACCCGAACAAGCAACTATGCATCCTAACATGTGGAGATGATAAGCTTATAAAG GTATGGGATCTATCAGGCAGAAAAATATACAATCTTGAAGGTCATGAAGCACCTGTGTACTCTATATGCCCTCATCACAAGGAGAATATCCAG TTCATCTTTTCAACTGCATTTGATGGGAAGATTAAGGCTTGGTTATATGATAATACGGGCTCTAAAGTTGACTATGATGCTCCTGGACACTGGTGTACTACAATGCTTTACAGTGCTGATGGTAGTAG ATTGTTTTCCTGTGGAACAAGCAAGGAGGGAGAATCTTACTTGGTTGAGTGGAATGAAAGTGAAGGGGCAATAAAGAGAACATATAGTGGATTTAGGAGAAAAACAAACGGAGTTGTGCAATTCGATTCGACACAAAATCATTTTCTGGCCGTAGGGGAGGATCATCAAATTAAGTTTTGGGACATGGATAATGTCAATCTTCTCTCTCATACAGATGCTGATGGAGGGCTTCCG AGTCATCCCCGTTTGAGGTTCAACAAGGAAGGAAACCTTCTTGCTGTCTCCACCGCTGATAATGGAATCAAAATACTTGCAACGGCTTCTGGTCTCAGATCATTGAGAACAGTAGAAGCCCCGTCATTTGAAGCACTGAGAACACCTATTGAGGCTGCCGCTAATAAG AATGGGGCTGATATGATTCCAAGAAGCGCAGAAAAGGCTAGAGTGGTGGAAGAGGCACCCGAGAATAAAATTAAACCATGGCAGTTGTCCGAGATCACGGAGCCTGTCCAGTGCAGGATGGTGACATTACCAGAAAGTACAGATAGTTTCAGCAAG GTTGCCCGACTTCTGTACACTAATAATGGCGTCGGAATTTTGGCCCTTGGTTCCAACGGTATCCAAAAATTATGGAAGTGGAGTCGAAATGAGCAGAATCCTGGTGGAAAG GCCACTGCCAGCGTTGTTCCTCAGCATTGGCAGCCAAACAGTGGTCTTCTTATGACCAATGAAGTCTCAGGTGTTAACATGGAAGAAGCTGTACCATGTATTGCACTTTCAAAGAATGACTCCTATGTCATGTCAGCTGCTGGGGGAAAAGTTTCATTGTTTAACATGATGACATTCAAG GTAATGGCAACATTTATGCCCCCACCGCCTGCCTCAACATTTCTGGCATTCCATCCCCAGGACAACAATATTATCGCCATTGGAATGGAAGACTCAACAATTCACATTTATAATGTTAGAGTAGACGAG GTGAAATCTAAATTGAAAGGTCACGTGAAACGCATAAGCGGGTTAGCCTTTTCAACCAGTCTGAACATCCTAGTGTCTTCTGGTGCTGATGCTCAA ttgTGTGTTTGGAGCATCGACACCTGGGAGAAGAGAAAGTCAATTATGATACAGCTTCCTGCTGGAAAAGCAGCTAGTGGTGATACTCGAGTCCAGTTTCACTCGGATCAAACCCGTTTGTTGGTGATCCATGAAACTCAACTAGCAATAtatgatgcttctaagatggaaTGCATTCGACAG TGGGTTCCACAAGATTTGCTTTCTGCTCCTATATCCTACGCAATATACTCGTGCAACAGTATGATAATTTTTGCTACCTTTTATGATGGCAACATCGGGGTCTTTGACGCCGAAACCTTAAAACTTAGATGCCGTATTGCCCCATCAGCGTACCTGTCTCAAGCTCAGTTAAATGG GAGTCAAGCGGTTTATCCGCTAGTGGCATCGGCCCATCCACAGGAAGCCTTCCAATTTGCAGTCGGGTTGAGTGATGGGACTGTAAAAGTGATAGAGCCGACTGAGGCCGAAGGCAAATGGGGAGTGTCTCCACCCGTTGATAACGGGATGATAAACGGCAGGACAGCCTCGTCATCGGCCACAAGCAGTCACACTCCTGACCAAATACAGAGATAA